ATGGATGAAATTGAAAGAGATTTTGAATTAGAAAGATTAAAAAAGGCGTCTGTTCTTGCTAAAGAAGCAGGTCTTAACGTTTATGCAGGACATGGCTTAAATAAAGACAACGTGTGGCAAATTGCTTTAATACCTGAAATTGAAGAGTTAAATATTGGTCATAGCATAATATCAAGAGCTGTATTTGTAGGAATTTTTAAAGCTGTTGAGGAGATTGTAGAAATACTCAATCTTGCAAGTGCTTTAAGAGAAAATAAGAATTTATAGGAGGTCTAATTTGGGAAATATTAAGTGTGGGTTTAAAGATTATGAAGAATTTAAAAATTTTGTAAAGGAAAATGAAGTAAAATTTGTTGATGTAAGGTTTTGTGATGTACCAGGAACATGGCAGCACTTTACTGTTCCTGTAGAAGCTTTTGATGAGGGTGTAATCGAAGAGGGCTTAGGCTTTGATGGTTCAAGTATAAGAGGATTTCAGCAAATTGAAGAGAGCGACATGATCCTTATTCCAGATCTATCATCAGCCTTTGTAGATCCATTTTTTGACGACTTAACTGTCAATATTATTTGTGATGTAAAAGAACCAATCATTTTGAGAGATTACCCAAAAGATCCAAGAGGCGTTGCAAGAAGAGCAGAAAACTATCTTAAAACAACAGGAATTGCAGATACTGCTTATTTTGGACCAGAGGCTGAATTTTTTATTTTTGATGACGTTAAGTACAAATATGATTCAAGAGGCGGTATGTTTTCTATAGACTCAGTAGAAGCATGGTGGAACTCTGATAGAGAGGAAGAGCCCAACCTTGGTCATAAAATAAGAGCAAAAGAGGGTTATTTCCCATGTCCACCAAACGATCAATTGCAAGATGTTAGATCGGAAATGGTTAAGGCAATGATGGAAGTTGGTCTTGAAATTGAAGTTCATCACCATGAAGTTGCGACTGCTGGACAAGTTGAAATTGATATAAGGTTTAATAATTTGCTAAGAATGGCCGATGATCTTATGAAATATAAATATGTTGCAAAAAATGTTGCAAGATCAAACGGATTAACAGTTACTTTTATGCCCAAGCCCCTATTTGGCGATAATGGTTCAGGCATGCACTGCCATCAAAGCTTGTGGAAAGGTGGAAAGCCTCTTTTCTACGATGAAAAGGGATATGCAGGGCTAAGCGACATTGCTTTGTGGTATATTGGTGGTCTTCTCAAGCATGCGAAATCCGTTCTCGCATTTGCTGCGCCTAC
Above is a genomic segment from Thermodesulfobium narugense DSM 14796 containing:
- the glnA gene encoding type I glutamate--ammonia ligase, with translation MGNIKCGFKDYEEFKNFVKENEVKFVDVRFCDVPGTWQHFTVPVEAFDEGVIEEGLGFDGSSIRGFQQIEESDMILIPDLSSAFVDPFFDDLTVNIICDVKEPIILRDYPKDPRGVARRAENYLKTTGIADTAYFGPEAEFFIFDDVKYKYDSRGGMFSIDSVEAWWNSDREEEPNLGHKIRAKEGYFPCPPNDQLQDVRSEMVKAMMEVGLEIEVHHHEVATAGQVEIDIRFNNLLRMADDLMKYKYVAKNVARSNGLTVTFMPKPLFGDNGSGMHCHQSLWKGGKPLFYDEKGYAGLSDIALWYIGGLLKHAKSVLAFAAPTTNSYKRLVPHYEAPVNLAYSQRNRSAAIRIPMYTANPKAKRIEFRPPDPSANPYLAFSAMLMAGLDGIENKIDPGKPLDKNIYDLPPEEAKNIPSVPGSLDEALDALEADHEYLLKGGVFSKGLIESYIKFKRTQAKEVAIRPHPYEFVTLFDI